TATTCTTTCCGCCAAGGTCTACAAGACAAGACCTAAAAAGAAAGAATACAGTCAATGGTAAAGTTGTACCTGACACGTTCATGAGTGCCAGGTACCTTTAGAAAGATTATTGAATTTCGCTATTCGCCTGTTCCTGTGCTTCCTTCAAAGCTTCATCCAATGGACGGTCTCCGAGGAACGCCGCAATGAACTGGTTGTTAAAGTTATTCATGATGATCGGCAGGTTCTTTCCTTCTGCCCAAACTGTTGCATATGGTGCTCCTGCTACCAGTGCACCGCGTAATTCATCTTTGTCATACCCTAATTTTTCAGCAACTGACTTACGTGTCGGAAGGGCAAATCCTTTGGACGTCCATGTTTCCATTCCTTCTTTACCTGTCAGATACGAAATCAGCTCCCATGAAGCTTCCTTCTTTTCAGAGGCAGCATTCATCACATATCCCACCGTATAAGCCATTGTTCCTTTTTTCCCATCAATGGTCGGTAATTCAGCCGTTCCATAATCAACATCCGGGAACGTATCCGCTAAGAATGGAATCGCCCAGTTTCCTTCTATGACCATGGCTGCTTTTTGTTGTCCGAACATTTCTCCACCCCAGTTCGCTCCCACTTCTGAAGCCTGAGCAGAGGTTTTGTCTTCATTATGCTGGTCAATGATAGGCTGAAGGGCATTCACCACTTTATCAGAAGCAAAGTTCGCTTTGTCATCCTTTACGACTTCCCCACCTGTTGCCTGTGCGATGTGGTAAAGACGGGCAAGCTCAGGTGCGACACCAAATCCATAGACGCCCTCTTTCGTCAGGGCCTTTGAAACTTCACGGAGTTCTTCCCATGTTTTCGGAACTTCGACGCCCGCCTCTTCAAACATCTTCTTATTATAAAAGAGCGCTAAAGTCGAGTAATCTTTCGGAAATCCATACGTTTTTCCATCAACTTGAAATGCTTCAAGCATCGGCTTCTCGAAATCTTTCACATCAAAGTCTTCCGTCACATAATCATCAAGTGGTTCCACAACCCCGGTATCAATCAGTGCAGGTGCTTCCAGGGCATCGAGATAAAAGACATCCGGTCCTTCGCCACCGATCAAGCGTGTTTTCAAGACATCCATGTACTGCTCGGAAATGACTTCGTGCTTTACATCGATATTTGGATGCTTCGCTTCAAAGTCTTCAAGGGTTTGCTTAAGGAGCTTTTGCTCTGAAGGATTCCCTCCCCAGCCGGCTAAGGTGATTTCCACTTTTTCACCATTTTCGCCACCGTTTGAACTTGCTTTCTCATCCGAACCGCTGCAGCCCGCAAGCACTGATCCCACTAACATCGTCGTCATTCCTAAACTCGCCATCCACTTCATTTTCACCATTTCTTCCAACCCCTTTATTGATTTATGAAAAATAGGAAGCTTATTCCCAGGTGTACCTAAACTGTTTGTTTTTCTTTTACAATGTTATAGCCCGTTGTGTTTTCCATAATGGTGGTCTCTACTTTGTCACCATTTCGCACCACGGAGAGAGAAAGCACTCCCTCACCAATCGCTATATTTTGAACCGTTAAGGTATTCATCCCATTGAGTAAAATCGGATGTAAATGGATCTCTTTTTGAAGGCTATTCGGGAAAAGCCCCAATAAAGATTGAACAAACACAAGAGGTGTCCCCGCTGCCCACGCCTGCGGAGAACATGCGACAGGATACTTTACTGCCTTTCCGATCGTTGACTCGTATCCGCAGAATAATTCGGGCAAGCGGTCGTATTCGAAATGATGGGACGCATCAATCAGCCCACTCATGACCTTCTTCGCTTCAGCCGTTAATCCCAGCTTGCTTAATCCTAGCAAAGTCATACTGTTATCATGTGGCCACACACTTCCATCATGGTAGCTCATCGGGTTATAGCCTGCTTCCCCTTTCCCCATCGTACGGATTCCATAACCGGAGAACATACTGTCACCAGTTAAGGTTTGACTGACTTTTTCAGCACGGTTTCCTGTCATCATTTCTGAATACAACACATGCCCGGGATTCGAAGTAATGGTACCTACCTTTTCTTTCTTGCGATCAAGAGCGATGGCGTAGAATTCAAGGTCTTCCATCCAAAACTCCTGTTCAAACCGCTCTTGGAGGTTTTTCGCTTCTGCCTTTAATCTGGAGGCTGTATCATGGTCCTCAAGTGCTTCATAAATGGCAGCCAGTCCCCGTTTTGCCTGGTACACATAGCCTTGGACCTCTACCAATGCAATCGGCGTATCCGCGTAGTCCCCGTTTCTGTGGACGACGGAATCCCCTGAATCCTTCCAGCCCTGATTGGCAATTCCTTTGGAAGATTCCTGGTGATACTCAAGGAATAGATCTCCATCACGATCACCATATTGGTCGATCCACTTCAATGCGCTCTTTACATTGTCTGAAAGCTTTCGGAATGTGCCAAAATCACCCGTCCATTTCACATACTCCGTTAGAAGGACAAGGAATAACGGTGTGGCATCAATCGTCCCGTAATAAGGCGTGAACGGAATCTGGTTCGTATTTGCAAGCTCTCCGTAGCGAATTTCATGCATGATCTTCCCTGGTTGTTCGTCTCTCCATGGATCCACCTTCGTTCCTTGCTCGCTCGCCATCGTGAACAGGGTGCCTTTCGCAACCTGTGGCTGGAAGGCAATCATTTGCAGCGCCGCAATAAGACTATCCCGACCAAATGGTACCCCGAACCAAGGCAGACCAGCTACAGGAAACTTACCGTATCCAGTGTCGTTCAATAACACCCTAAGATCGGATAACCCCCTGTCCACCAGACGCTGAAGCGGTTCGTAATCGGTTTCTACCTTTGTTAACCCAGCGGCCCATTCTTTATAAGAAACTCTTAATCTTTGAAGAGCCTCTTCGACCGGTAAAATGTCATCTCTCGTTTCTCCATTTTCCAGAGGCACGATCATCAATGTAATGGATCGCTCTTCCTCATGCTGAAGCCCCACCTGGAAGGTGACCTCTCCAGTTTCATTCACACTTTTCGCCTCTGCATCCCAGTGAATGTTGGTCGCGCGATTGATACCGTCTGCTCCTTCGTATTGGAAGACGAGGGATTGATCTTCCACTTTCTGTCCCGTTCTATTCCCTACCTTTCCCGTTTGGAATCCGCGGACGATGAACATATCGTTAAAGTCCACATCGACTTCTATACTCAACTCGAACGAAACCGGCTTTGGGTAATAGTTTTTTGTTTTGATCGTTTCATATAACACATCATCATAAATAAAGCGCTTACGTTCGATCTCGACGGATTCCCGCCAAAGAATAAGATGGCCCTCCTCTTCCTGGTGGGGATTTGTCGATAGAATCGTAGACATATAATTTTCAGATCCATCAGAGTGTAATAGAATCGGTTTTTGATGATTGATTTTCACATTTAACTTGCTTAAATACCTCGTGTCATTCTTGTATAATCCCAGCCCGTAACTATGTTCTGAAGTGATATCTCCCTGTTCATCTGTAAGAAGAAATAAGTTGTTTTCTTTAATCACTCGGTAGTTCATATCGGTTCCTCCCACTTTTACATATGGTTTTCACTTTTTCCGAAACGTTTTGGTAATAGAGTAAAAAAATATATACTTATCACCCAAAACGTTTCGGATTTCCTCCTGAATAATAGCTGGTCCGTGAAATCACTCACCAACTCTTATTCGGTTATGCAGATCGTACTTCCCCTCTCGATCAACTTCGTTTCCAACACCATCCGATGGGTTTCAGACTGATTCGTTAACAAATCCCACAATAATTTTGCAGCTTCATAACCCAATTGAAATTTATTTTGCTGGATGGTCGTAAGCTTAGGGCTCACATATGAAGCAAGCAGGATATCATCATATCCCACAATCGAAAGATCTTCCGGGATCCTAAAACCCAACTCTTTCGCAGCACTCATTGCCCCGATGGCCATTAAATCACTGGAGCAAAAGATGGCTGTGATTTCCGGGTTTGAGGAAAGCAATCCATGGGCTGCTGCCCTTCCGCTTTCTTCAGTAAATGCGCCGTTTACAATGTAGGCGGGTTTACTTTCTATTTGTGCTTGATGCAAGGCGGCATGATAGCCTTCCAGTCGCTGCTGACTGACAAACGCAAACTCGTGCCCATTGATCATCCCGATATTCCTGTGGCCCTGGTCGATTAAATGCCGGACCGCTTTTTCAGCCCCCAACACATTATCTGTTGTCACATGACTTACATTCGTAGACTCAAGGGGAATATCAATCAATACACAGGGAATATCACTTTCCACCACTTCATGTAAATAAGGATCATCGGTTCTGATCCCCTGGATGATTACTCCATCAACTCTTCGTTCCTTGCAAAGCTGTGTGTAAGTCTTTTCTCGCTGCTTCGATGAATTCGTATTAAATAACACAAGGTCGTAATCAGAACCTGACACAAAATCATTAATGCCCGCAAGAACTTCCACGATAAAATTATCCTTCACACTTTCCTTCGTGAATCCGGAAACGAGTAATCCAATCGTTTTCGATTTCTTCATCACCAGACTCCGTGCAATGGAATTCGGGCTGTAATTCAACTCTTTTGCCACTTGGGCAATCTTCTTTCTTGTATCTTCATTGACATCCGAGTATCCATTCAACGCCCTTGAAACCGTCGTAACGGACACCCCAGCTACTCTTGCAATATCTTTAATCGTAGTCACTTGCACATCTCCCAAAACGTTTCGGATTTCCTTTATCTGAATAATACAACAGGTTGAAAACGATTACAATATTATTTTTCTATAACATTGGTTTGGAACATATGAGATCCCGGCTATATCCGCCGGAAGCCTTTCGGAATCCCGACCAGTAAAAAAGCAGCGAATTCATACGAATTCACTGCCTCTTGCTTACCTCTTCCTAACCGGTATCCATATCTCACTCCGAAACGCTTCAGACGTAACATCTTTACTTTCATTCCACAATATCTCCGGTCCTTCTGCTTGTTCATAGCTTGAAGTCGGGAACCATTCCGAATAGATTCTCCCCCATACCTGCTGCAGAGTGTCCGGAAATGGGCCGACCACTTCAAATACTGCCCAAGTTAAACGAGGGACATCAAGTTTCGATAAGCCGTCGGGGCATTCCTCTGTTGTGGCTGCGCCAATATAATGATCAAGCTCACCCTTCTCTTCCATCCTGCCCTCGGAAAAGTTGACAGATGCACTAATCAATCCTTGTGGTTCAACATTAGATAGGCTCTTTAACCTCTTGATCATGTCTTCATCCAAACTCTGCCACATGCCTGCAATGTCAGGATTCACCCCATTAAACACGATGGGCACCCGTTTCATGATTCCTACAATGGAAAACGGTTCTTTCTCTACGATTCGATAATTCATTTCATTGCCTCCTTTGATGGATAATTGGAAGGTCATCGGTGGAAATGATTTGATGGAATGGCCCTTTGCTTGTGACGGAGTGATCCCATGCATTTTTTGAAAGACTCTCGTAAAGGAATCGGGTGATGCGTAGCCATATTTTAAGGCTATATCAATCACCTTTACATTTCCGTTTTGCAGTTCAAGTGCCGCCATGGTCAAACGACGTCGTCGGATATATTCCGACAGTGAAACCCCGGCAAGGAATGAAAACATCCGTTTAAAGTGATATTCCGAGCAATAGGCACGCCTGGCCACTTTCTCATAATCGATTTCTTCTGTCAGGTTTTCTTCAATATAGTGTAAAGCGTCATTCATCGTCTTCAATGTATCCATTTCCATGACCTCCTTCTTCTTAAGAATAGCAAGAATGAAACCTATCAACCCGACATATCGTGCCCCATGTTGCAGGATGTAAAAAAGACCTCCTCACAGGAGAATGTCACTACATTCACTTCCTTGCTTCATGTACCTTAAGCATCTTCCCTTTTACAGTCGTTTTCTTCATGGCCTGCAACACCAACGGCCCTTTTCCATTGAGAATTTCCACATACGAAAGGTTTTCCTGGATGGTGATGA
The DNA window shown above is from Rossellomorea vietnamensis and carries:
- a CDS encoding amylo-alpha-1,6-glucosidase translates to MNYRVIKENNLFLLTDEQGDITSEHSYGLGLYKNDTRYLSKLNVKINHQKPILLHSDGSENYMSTILSTNPHQEEEGHLILWRESVEIERKRFIYDDVLYETIKTKNYYPKPVSFELSIEVDVDFNDMFIVRGFQTGKVGNRTGQKVEDQSLVFQYEGADGINRATNIHWDAEAKSVNETGEVTFQVGLQHEEERSITLMIVPLENGETRDDILPVEEALQRLRVSYKEWAAGLTKVETDYEPLQRLVDRGLSDLRVLLNDTGYGKFPVAGLPWFGVPFGRDSLIAALQMIAFQPQVAKGTLFTMASEQGTKVDPWRDEQPGKIMHEIRYGELANTNQIPFTPYYGTIDATPLFLVLLTEYVKWTGDFGTFRKLSDNVKSALKWIDQYGDRDGDLFLEYHQESSKGIANQGWKDSGDSVVHRNGDYADTPIALVEVQGYVYQAKRGLAAIYEALEDHDTASRLKAEAKNLQERFEQEFWMEDLEFYAIALDRKKEKVGTITSNPGHVLYSEMMTGNRAEKVSQTLTGDSMFSGYGIRTMGKGEAGYNPMSYHDGSVWPHDNSMTLLGLSKLGLTAEAKKVMSGLIDASHHFEYDRLPELFCGYESTIGKAVKYPVACSPQAWAAGTPLVFVQSLLGLFPNSLQKEIHLHPILLNGMNTLTVQNIAIGEGVLSLSVVRNGDKVETTIMENTTGYNIVKEKQTV
- a CDS encoding ABC transporter substrate-binding protein, with amino-acid sequence MVKMKWMASLGMTTMLVGSVLAGCSGSDEKASSNGGENGEKVEITLAGWGGNPSEQKLLKQTLEDFEAKHPNIDVKHEVISEQYMDVLKTRLIGGEGPDVFYLDALEAPALIDTGVVEPLDDYVTEDFDVKDFEKPMLEAFQVDGKTYGFPKDYSTLALFYNKKMFEEAGVEVPKTWEELREVSKALTKEGVYGFGVAPELARLYHIAQATGGEVVKDDKANFASDKVVNALQPIIDQHNEDKTSAQASEVGANWGGEMFGQQKAAMVIEGNWAIPFLADTFPDVDYGTAELPTIDGKKGTMAYTVGYVMNAASEKKEASWELISYLTGKEGMETWTSKGFALPTRKSVAEKLGYDKDELRGALVAGAPYATVWAEGKNLPIIMNNFNNQFIAAFLGDRPLDEALKEAQEQANSEIQ
- a CDS encoding LacI family DNA-binding transcriptional regulator; amino-acid sequence: MTTIKDIARVAGVSVTTVSRALNGYSDVNEDTRKKIAQVAKELNYSPNSIARSLVMKKSKTIGLLVSGFTKESVKDNFIVEVLAGINDFVSGSDYDLVLFNTNSSKQREKTYTQLCKERRVDGVIIQGIRTDDPYLHEVVESDIPCVLIDIPLESTNVSHVTTDNVLGAEKAVRHLIDQGHRNIGMINGHEFAFVSQQRLEGYHAALHQAQIESKPAYIVNGAFTEESGRAAAHGLLSSNPEITAIFCSSDLMAIGAMSAAKELGFRIPEDLSIVGYDDILLASYVSPKLTTIQQNKFQLGYEAAKLLWDLLTNQSETHRMVLETKLIERGSTICITE
- a CDS encoding AraC family transcriptional regulator translates to MDTLKTMNDALHYIEENLTEEIDYEKVARRAYCSEYHFKRMFSFLAGVSLSEYIRRRRLTMAALELQNGNVKVIDIALKYGYASPDSFTRVFQKMHGITPSQAKGHSIKSFPPMTFQLSIKGGNEMNYRIVEKEPFSIVGIMKRVPIVFNGVNPDIAGMWQSLDEDMIKRLKSLSNVEPQGLISASVNFSEGRMEEKGELDHYIGAATTEECPDGLSKLDVPRLTWAVFEVVGPFPDTLQQVWGRIYSEWFPTSSYEQAEGPEILWNESKDVTSEAFRSEIWIPVRKR